The genomic segment ACACCTGCCACATTTTATAGTAGACATTCTTTGGTTAACAGTTGGACAACAAAGGAGATCATTTATAAGAGCTCTGAATTGTTTAACAATTATACAGCAGAAGAAATGTTTTGatagaaacacaaactgaaaattgCCTCTGTTGCTCTGGGACATTTTAACGATTACTGTcatcatttagattttaaattagATATAATGTGGACTGATTGCGCAGACTAAAATTACATGTTCATGCATCCTTATGCAATAAAACAATCGTCTTTTTCAAGGCCTGGGTAAGGCGTGTCCTGATAGCTAAGATAAGCTCTGAAGAACAATGTGCTCTCTGCAAAAGAAACTTTTCATCCAGTCAGTCAGTTAATATCTCAGATGCTTATTAGCCGTTACACCCAACACAGTGCTCCTCCTCATTATACTTTTAACTCCTTTTCATTAACTCCactgttttccttttcaaacTCATGAATACTAAACTCATCTCTCAGATGGAAGTCTGAGAAATGCCACCTCATGTGATGCATTAACCATTATCAAGAAGGTCCCTCCTTTTTCCTTTCAAACCTGCTGACATTAGATAATATAACACGGACTGTAATGAGCTGCAGATAACTGTGGTTTGGGTGCCATAGGTCACAGGTAATACCTCAGTGTCCCCTCCCAGGAGACTTAGTTGGGGTGAAAGACTTTGAGCGAGAAACAGACAATCAGTGAGTTTCAGAGAGGACACAGCCTCTTGGAGAAAGTAGAATAACCAGACAACTACTTGCAAAAAGGGAGACTCAAGACTCAACGACTCAACAACTCAGTGACATTGTTTTAAAGTCTTGTGAAGTTTACAAAAAAGCCACAATGAAGTTGAAACTTCCAAACCCAGGACTGGATGCCCGGATCCCCTCTCATGGGGACCTGGAGAggatggagaaagaggaggcgGAAGGCAGTGACAGGCCCAAATGGGACAACAAAGCTCAGTACCTGCTCACATGTGTCGGCTTCTGTGTGGGACTGGGCAACGTCTGGAGGTTCCCTTACCTGTGTCAGAGTCATGGAGGAGGTAAGAGGGAAAGAGACGGAATGTTTTCAGCCTGTCAAAACACGTGAAGGGTTAAAGAGTTGCCAGAAAATGTGCTCTGAATGTTAATTATCACCTATTTTCAGTAAATAAGGAGGGCTCTCCAAAAACTCTGTCTACACCAAGTGAAAATTGAATGTAATAGCtgaattgtttattttatagataataaaacatgcagtgtttattacagtttatGTATGTCTTTACACGAACAATTCTTTGAGTAAAGTCAATAACTCACCGCACTGTTCACTTATCATGACGTGAATGTTGTGCTTCTATAGGAGCGTTTATGATCCCGTTCCTTATCCTGCTGGTTCTGGAAGGAATCCCGCTGCTGCACCTGGAGTTCGCCATCGGTCAGCGTCTGAGGAAAGGCAGCGTAGGAGTGTGGAGGTCAATCAACCCCTATCTGACTGGAGTTGgtgagtttaaaaagaaaataatagaaAGGTTCATGTTAATGGTACTTAAAGAGTCTGTTGAATATTGTCGACATGCACACATTcgtaattatataataataataatatatgtgtgtgaatgtgtggtaTGAATATCAGCATATATAGGCccatatataaattatatatgcagggttaactttttatttatttatttttattaagttatatatctatctatctatctttctatctatggATGACATCTCAGATAAATTTGTCAATacttagagagagagatgtaatTTTATATATTATGAAAAACTGAAGataaaggttttaaaatatgtttattttattagtattattttttctttttcttggctTTTATTGTTTGCTCATTGTACTGATGGTTTGCTTTGTGGTTGcagctttgtttgtttatatgtgTATAAAAGCCAATTGTTGGCATTTTCATCAGCATCATCTTGTTTTTTGAaattttaagtatttatatGTGAACAAcagggtgaaggaggaggagtgaacAAAACATGCACTTTTGTGTATCTTCCTTGGTCATAGTGGATTGCAGCAGACTTTTAGTCCTGATAAAAGTAAGGGAACACAACACTTAACTGTTTCATCTATCACAGGTATTGCGTCCTTGATCGTCTCTTTCTTGGTGGGTATGTACTACAACACCATCATGGCCTGGATCATGTGGTATCTCTTCAACTCCTTCCAAAATCCTCTGCCCTGGAGCCAGTGTCCCCTCAATGCTAACAGGACAGGTATGCTATGAATTCATCTACCAAGATATCAAACAGTGGTCAAATTTCATCAGGAGGTGGCCGACAACTGATTCTTAACCGTAACAGGTCTGGTGGAGGAGTGTGCACGGAGCAGCACTGTCGACTATTTCTGGTACAGAGAGACTCTGAACACATCGGAAGCCATCGATGAGTCTGGGGGCCTGCAGTGGTGGATGGTGCTGGCCCTGGTAGCTGCCTGGAGTCTGCTCTATGTCTGCTGCATCCGGGGGATTGAGACCACCGGAAAGGTCTGCCTGTCGCATTACATTTGAGTAGTGGAGATCCCTCCAAACGTGAATTCTGAAGTGTTTTCCAATATTTATCTTTGATATTCTCTCATTTGTCAGGCTGTGTACATCACGTCCACTCTGCCTTATGTGGTCCTCACCATCTTCCTCATCAGAGGTCTGACTCTGAAAGGTTCTCTAGAAGGGATCAAGTTCCTCTTCACGCCAGATGTGAGCACGATTCCAACACACCCACCACTATAATCACCACAATGAAATCTTTTTGAATATACTGATATTATCTAACTTACTAAGAGACAAATGAAAGATTGATAGGAGATTGACTTGGCTACAgtcagcagctggttagcttagcatagtgGAAAAAGGGCCCACAACCCTCCAATAATCCACAAATTGTACGATTAAACAGAGATAAGCACAGCGGctgaaaacaaatgcattgaaGTGTCTGAGATAAACTCTCATCACACATCATAAAAGCTAAAAATGAAAGCTCAGTGACGATCCTATCTATACTTGTATGATTATAATCTAAATGCTTTTTAGATTTCCCTGACAATGTAAACATGACTCATGTTCTTATATAAACttcaaaattaataaaatgtaatttagtaTCTTTAGGATTTATCATCCAGTTCATTTTTTATGGTCATTGTTTGTAAACTCTTCTCCTGATTTTATAGTGTCAAGAAAGATTAGACTTTGAATTCAGAAAGATAAAAGATATAATGGTGGTGCACAGTACATTTgtatattaattattatcacTACCCAGGACAGTAGGAAATAGTGTTTACTGACTGTTTAAAAGAGCCATAATATAACACAATAATCTCAGCTCAGTTTTACTAAGAGTATGTATTTTGATTTTCCTTCAGGTGAATGAGTTAATGAATCCAGCCACCTGGCTGGATGCAGGGGCCCAGGTTTTTTACTCCTTCTCTTTGGCTTTTGGAGGTCTTATCTCTTTCTCCAGTTACAACTCTGTTCAGTGAGTAACGGCCTAGTGTGCACAATCGTCTGACGGTTAACAATCTTTTTGAGCTCTTCTCCTCACACGATCATAATTTTCTCATAGCAACAACTGCGAGCAGGACGCTGTACTCATCTCCATCATCAACGGCTGCACCTCGGTGTACTCTGCAACGGTTATATACTCCATCATCGGTTTCAGAGCCACGCAAAACTTTGATGACTGCATCGGAGAGTGAGTCGTAAACTGACCAGCAGGAAAccttgaaaaacacagaaacacagcctcTTTTAAACTGAACTCATCTCTGTGCTTTATTTGCAGCAACATTTTGAAGCTGTTGAATGCCTTCAACTATCCTGAAGACAGCATCACAGACAGCAACTACAATGAGGCCTTGATCCACCTCAACCAAACATATCCAGACGTTATTCAAGGATTAGAAATACAGAACTGTGACATGCAGGTTTTCCTCAGTCAGGTCAGTAGAGAGCATCAAAACCATTTATGGCACTCAACAgagtccctttaaatacaatcAAGACGCACCAAACAGGACTATAACCTCATCAGCAGAGGTACAGATATATTTTTCAGTCTCACAGAAATGATGATAATAGACTCTGactgatttaaatattttcaggGTGTGGAAGGAACTGGATTGGCATTCATCGTATTCACAGAGGCCATCATCAAGATGCCTTTTTCCCCCATCTGGGCGGTTCTCTTCTTCATCATGCTCTTCTGCCTCGGCCTCTCGACTATGTTTGGCAACATTGAGGGAGTGGTGGTCCCTCTTCAGGACCTTAGACTGTTGCCTCGATCATGGCCCAAAGAAGTTTTCTGTGGTAATTTTCTTATACTTTCAATTAAAATTGACATAGTACTTTGTCAAGTGGGATTAGAAAATCTGATCGATACATAGAGTAACCAccgttttatgtttttttttccaggtctgACTTGCTTAATTTCTTTACTTTTCGGGCTAATATTTGCTCTACGCTCTGGAAACTACTGGCTAGCCCTTTTTGACAACTTTGCAGGCTCTATCCCCCTTCTGGTCATTGGGCTCTGTGAAATGGTCTCTGTTGTCTACATCTACGGCATAGATAGGTGAGTCTGTATAGTAAGGGATCACTGATAGGCTACAGATTGGACATTGACATAGGTGAAGACTTTTTAGACACTCTAGGGCCTTTATGTAGTTGTGAGAGAAAAACTGAAGTGGTCTGATAACctaaaaaaataacttaatcTGTATCCAGACCAAAAGTTAATTGGTTCTCGGGTTTAGACCCCATCCTCACCACCAAGTCGGAAACTAATTTTGTAGTTTTCGAATATTTCTGCTGACAAAAAGAGTAATTATA from the Paralichthys olivaceus isolate ysfri-2021 chromosome 20, ASM2471397v2, whole genome shotgun sequence genome contains:
- the LOC109631634 gene encoding sodium-dependent neutral amino acid transporter B(0)AT1-like, giving the protein MKLKLPNPGLDARIPSHGDLERMEKEEAEGSDRPKWDNKAQYLLTCVGFCVGLGNVWRFPYLCQSHGGGAFMIPFLILLVLEGIPLLHLEFAIGQRLRKGSVGVWRSINPYLTGVGIASLIVSFLVGMYYNTIMAWIMWYLFNSFQNPLPWSQCPLNANRTGLVEECARSSTVDYFWYRETLNTSEAIDESGGLQWWMVLALVAAWSLLYVCCIRGIETTGKAVYITSTLPYVVLTIFLIRGLTLKGSLEGIKFLFTPDVNELMNPATWLDAGAQVFYSFSLAFGGLISFSSYNSVHNNCEQDAVLISIINGCTSVYSATVIYSIIGFRATQNFDDCIGDNILKLLNAFNYPEDSITDSNYNEALIHLNQTYPDVIQGLEIQNCDMQVFLSQGVEGTGLAFIVFTEAIIKMPFSPIWAVLFFIMLFCLGLSTMFGNIEGVVVPLQDLRLLPRSWPKEVFCGLTCLISLLFGLIFALRSGNYWLALFDNFAGSIPLLVIGLCEMVSVVYIYGIDRFNKDIEFMVGHKPNIFWQVTWRFISPLIMIVILVFYFVTQITKSLTYLVWDQESEKFPTLAPRPFPSWIYIIIFILAGIPSLTIPGFAIFKFIQRKCCKQKDYSEKTVNSVSETVTMSEKIKF